The Hypomesus transpacificus isolate Combined female chromosome 2, fHypTra1, whole genome shotgun sequence genome window below encodes:
- the LOC124479574 gene encoding myelin-associated glycoprotein-like isoform X2 — protein sequence MDQKDKVLIYIWLGIGVLSQPVFSDGWTATVVKDMTALVSSCVVVPCSFKYTGANRPTSRLSGIWHFKEKPKENIYHEDSVKIVDNFKGRTKLLGSLGEGNCSLMMDQVKDHDNGPFCFRIEIPTHDQYSYVDECVRIAMLSQPLKPTLLAPKTATEGEPFTITCSVMHTCPSEWPSLTWSTGESIITYHRNHGLGKWETLSTLTLLPQEKDDHSEVSCTANFHGGKTSSERFQIFVKRKENIWYIIVPVTVGLGTAVMFGALCVLMRKKYKRQIVELQTRSGNSMWNRFSRMSRRFNSGGSEPGSASTEQRRQQGNVDRRNQTNNTQAISKPRFPSPKSDPKSSCAKSNDYSSRGYDEDASLQNIYGNV from the exons ATGGACCAAAAAGATAAAGTTCTGATCTATATTTGGCTGGGTATCGGAG TCCTTAGCCAGCCTGTGTTCTCAGACGGATGGACGGCAACTGTTGTCAAAGACATGACCGCCCTGGTCTCATCTTGTGTGGTGGTGCCATGCTCTTTCAAATACACTGGCGCCAATCGGCCTACATCCAGACTATCTGGCATCTGGCACTTCAAAGAAAAGCCGAAGGAAAACATCTACCATGAGGATAGTGTGAAGATTGTAGACAACTTCAAAGGTCGCACAAAGCTACTGGGAAGTTTGGGAGAAGGCAACTGCTCCTTGATGATGGATCAAGTGAAGGACCATGACAACGGACCTTTCTGTTTCAGAATCGAGATTCCTACGCACGATCAATATTCCTATGTCGACGAGTGTGTCCGGATAGCAATGCTCT CACAGCCATTGAAACCGACCTTGCTTGCTCCTAAGACAGCCACGGAGGGTGAGCCTTTCACCATCACCTGTTCTGTCATGCACACCTGTCCCTCCGAGTGGCCTTCTCTCACCTGGAGTACCGGAGAGAGCATCATCACCTACCACAGGAACCACGGCTTAGGCAAATGGGAAACCCTTTCTACACTGACCCTTCTTCCCCAGGAGAAGGACGACCACTCGGAGGTCAGCTGCACAGCAAATTTCCACGGAGGGAAAACCTCTTCTGAGCGATTCCAGATCTTCGTGAAAC GTAAGGAGAACATCTGGTACATCATTGTTCCTGTCACTGTTGGCCTTGGCACTGCAGTGATGTTTGGAGCACTTTGTGTTTTGATGAGGAAGAAATACAA GAGACAGATTGTGGAGCTTCAAACCAGAAGTGGTAACAG CATGTGGAACCGTTTCTCCAGAATGTCCCGCAG GTTTAACTCTGGTGGCTCCGAACCAGGATCGGCCTCCACTGAGCAAAG AAGGCAACAAGGCAATGTGGACCGGAGAAATCA GACCAATAACACCCAGGCAATCTCGAAACCCCGCTTCCCATCTCCAAAGAG TGATCCAAAGTCTTCCTGCGCCAAATCCAATGATTATAGCAGTCGG GGTTATGATGAGGATGCAAGTCTTCAGAACATCTATGGGAACGTGTGA
- the LOC124479574 gene encoding sialic acid-binding Ig-like lectin 14 isoform X1, with amino-acid sequence MDQKDKVLIYIWLGIGVLSQPVFSDGWTATVVKDMTALVSSCVVVPCSFKYTGANRPTSRLSGIWHFKEKPKENIYHEDSVKIVDNFKGRTKLLGSLGEGNCSLMMDQVKDHDNGPFCFRIEIPTHDQYSYVDECVRIAMLSQPLKPTLLAPKTATEGEPFTITCSVMHTCPSEWPSLTWSTGESIITYHRNHGLGKWETLSTLTLLPQEKDDHSEVSCTANFHGGKTSSERFQIFVKRKENIWYIIVPVTVGLGTAVMFGALCVLMRKKYKRQIVELQTRSGNSMWNRFSRMSRRFNSGGSEPGSASTEQRQLFYTWRIHTMTAIYWSTVRSTGNVKTLEQKNLAVGLCGVGFREGNKAMWTGEIRPITPRQSRNPASHLQRVIQSLPAPNPMIIAVGVMMRMQVFRTSMGTCDQP; translated from the exons ATGGACCAAAAAGATAAAGTTCTGATCTATATTTGGCTGGGTATCGGAG TCCTTAGCCAGCCTGTGTTCTCAGACGGATGGACGGCAACTGTTGTCAAAGACATGACCGCCCTGGTCTCATCTTGTGTGGTGGTGCCATGCTCTTTCAAATACACTGGCGCCAATCGGCCTACATCCAGACTATCTGGCATCTGGCACTTCAAAGAAAAGCCGAAGGAAAACATCTACCATGAGGATAGTGTGAAGATTGTAGACAACTTCAAAGGTCGCACAAAGCTACTGGGAAGTTTGGGAGAAGGCAACTGCTCCTTGATGATGGATCAAGTGAAGGACCATGACAACGGACCTTTCTGTTTCAGAATCGAGATTCCTACGCACGATCAATATTCCTATGTCGACGAGTGTGTCCGGATAGCAATGCTCT CACAGCCATTGAAACCGACCTTGCTTGCTCCTAAGACAGCCACGGAGGGTGAGCCTTTCACCATCACCTGTTCTGTCATGCACACCTGTCCCTCCGAGTGGCCTTCTCTCACCTGGAGTACCGGAGAGAGCATCATCACCTACCACAGGAACCACGGCTTAGGCAAATGGGAAACCCTTTCTACACTGACCCTTCTTCCCCAGGAGAAGGACGACCACTCGGAGGTCAGCTGCACAGCAAATTTCCACGGAGGGAAAACCTCTTCTGAGCGATTCCAGATCTTCGTGAAAC GTAAGGAGAACATCTGGTACATCATTGTTCCTGTCACTGTTGGCCTTGGCACTGCAGTGATGTTTGGAGCACTTTGTGTTTTGATGAGGAAGAAATACAA GAGACAGATTGTGGAGCTTCAAACCAGAAGTGGTAACAG CATGTGGAACCGTTTCTCCAGAATGTCCCGCAG GTTTAACTCTGGTGGCTCCGAACCAGGATCGGCCTCCACTGAGCAAAGGCAG TTATTCTACACATGGAGAATACACACAATGACAGCAATCTACTGGAGTACTGTCCGGTCTACTGGAAATGTCAAGACACTTGAACAGAAAAACCTGGCAG TAGGACTATGTGGAGTCGGTTTTCGAG AAGGCAACAAGGCAATGTGGACCGGAGAAATCA GACCAATAACACCCAGGCAATCTCGAAACCCCGCTTCCCATCTCCAAAGAG TGATCCAAAGTCTTCCTGCGCCAAATCCAATGATTATAGCAGTCGG GGTTATGATGAGGATGCAAGTCTTCAGAACATCTATGGGAACGTGTGACCAACCATGA
- the LOC124479574 gene encoding myelin-associated glycoprotein-like isoform X3, which translates to MDQKDKVLIYIWLGIGVLSQPVFSDGWTATVVKDMTALVSSCVVVPCSFKYTGANRPTSRLSGIWHFKEKPKENIYHEDSVKIVDNFKGRTKLLGSLGEGNCSLMMDQVKDHDNGPFCFRIEIPTHDQYSYVDECVRIAMLSQPLKPTLLAPKTATEGEPFTITCSVMHTCPSEWPSLTWSTGESIITYHRNHGLGKWETLSTLTLLPQEKDDHSEVSCTANFHGGKTSSERFQIFVKRKENIWYIIVPVTVGLGTAVMFGALCVLMRKKYKRQIVELQTRSGNSMWNRFSRMSRRFNSGGSEPGSASTEQRQ; encoded by the exons ATGGACCAAAAAGATAAAGTTCTGATCTATATTTGGCTGGGTATCGGAG TCCTTAGCCAGCCTGTGTTCTCAGACGGATGGACGGCAACTGTTGTCAAAGACATGACCGCCCTGGTCTCATCTTGTGTGGTGGTGCCATGCTCTTTCAAATACACTGGCGCCAATCGGCCTACATCCAGACTATCTGGCATCTGGCACTTCAAAGAAAAGCCGAAGGAAAACATCTACCATGAGGATAGTGTGAAGATTGTAGACAACTTCAAAGGTCGCACAAAGCTACTGGGAAGTTTGGGAGAAGGCAACTGCTCCTTGATGATGGATCAAGTGAAGGACCATGACAACGGACCTTTCTGTTTCAGAATCGAGATTCCTACGCACGATCAATATTCCTATGTCGACGAGTGTGTCCGGATAGCAATGCTCT CACAGCCATTGAAACCGACCTTGCTTGCTCCTAAGACAGCCACGGAGGGTGAGCCTTTCACCATCACCTGTTCTGTCATGCACACCTGTCCCTCCGAGTGGCCTTCTCTCACCTGGAGTACCGGAGAGAGCATCATCACCTACCACAGGAACCACGGCTTAGGCAAATGGGAAACCCTTTCTACACTGACCCTTCTTCCCCAGGAGAAGGACGACCACTCGGAGGTCAGCTGCACAGCAAATTTCCACGGAGGGAAAACCTCTTCTGAGCGATTCCAGATCTTCGTGAAAC GTAAGGAGAACATCTGGTACATCATTGTTCCTGTCACTGTTGGCCTTGGCACTGCAGTGATGTTTGGAGCACTTTGTGTTTTGATGAGGAAGAAATACAA GAGACAGATTGTGGAGCTTCAAACCAGAAGTGGTAACAG CATGTGGAACCGTTTCTCCAGAATGTCCCGCAG GTTTAACTCTGGTGGCTCCGAACCAGGATCGGCCTCCACTGAGCAAAGGCAG TGA